ACCGGGTGTCGCCGCAGTGCTCGCGGCGACCGAGAAAAGACACCTTTCGTAACCGACCGTGTTTCCGTTTCACCCATTGGTGTACGAGCTGCGAAAAATCCTGGGCGGTCTCGGCAACATGGGGTGACTGCCAGCCAAACAGGCGTTAGCGTTTCGTTGTCGGGGGTAGGAGGTCGTTCCACCCGCCCCTGGCGGTGAGAGGAGGCGTAGCCGTACCAACCGGTCGACGCCAGCGGGTCTCCCCACGGCGCGCGACCGGGTTGCCGGATCGAAGACCGTCCGAACAAGGGAGGTCACGTGGACATCGTGGTCAAGGGTCGAAACGTCGAAGTGCCCGACCATTACCGGGTGCACGTAGCTGAGAAACTCGCAAAGATCGAACGTTACGATCACAAACTTATTCGTGTCGATGTAGAACTGTTTCACGAGCGCAATCCGCGCCAGGCCGACCACTGCCAGCGGGTGGAGATCACCTGCGTTTCCCGGGGCCCGGTGATGCGGGCCGAGGCCTGCACAAACGACTTCTACAGCGCGCTCGACGCGGCCATCGCGAAGCTCGACACCCGCCTGCGCCGGGCGGCCGACCGCCGCCGCGTACACCGGGGTCGGCACGCGCCGATCTCCGTCGCCGAGGCGACCGCGGGCCTGCCGGTCGCGGACCTGGTCGCCGCCCCGCTGAGCGCGTCGGTTGACGGTGCCCGGGCCGGCACCGCCGTGGCGGAACGGGTCGAAGAGGAGTACGACGACCAGCAACCGTGGCACATCGCCCGGGAGAAGGTGCACCCGGCGGAGCCGATGACGGTCGACGACGCGCTGTTCGAGATGGAACTGGTCGGCCACGACTTCTACCTGTTCCAGGACAAGGAATCCGGCCGCCCGAGTGTCGTCTACCGCCGCCACGCGTACGACTACGGCATCATCTCCCTCGCCACCTGACCGGTAGCCGACCCGCGTCGATCATGGAGTTGTGGTGGGGACGAACCCGCCACAACTCCATGATCCGTCAGCGCAGTTCGTCCGGCAGCAGCGCGAAGGTCAGGTCGTCGAGGCGGGCGCCGGCCAACCCCGGCAGACGGCCGCGCTGCAGGGCCTCACGCTGGAAGCCGACCCGCTCCAACACCCGATGCGAGGCGGTGTTCTCCGGCACGGTGCCGGCGGTCAGCCGGGCCATACCAGCCGGCCCAAACGCCCAGCCAGCGAGCAGCCGGACCGCGCGGGTGGCGTACCCCCGACCCCGCCAGTCCGGAAGCAGCGCGTAGCCGATCGAGCCCTCGCCGCTGCTCACCTCCGTGTACGACAACCCGCAACTGCCCGCCACCTCACCGGTGGCCACGTCGATGATCAACAGCCGGGCGATCTGGCCGGTCAGCCAGGCGCTCTCCGCGAGCCGGCAGCGCCGCTCGATCGCCTCCCGCGCCGGCGGCACCGGCGGCGCCTGGTTCGCCACCACCTCGGGCCGGCTGTGCAGCCGGTACATCACATCCGCGTCGTCCGGCGCGAGCCGACGCAGGGCCACCACCTGATCGGTGAGCACCCCGTCGGGCAGGTCGGGCAGCAGTCGCGCGACCGGGCCGGGCGGATCCTCGGCGAGGCGTACCCAGGACAGCAGGTCGTGCCGGCCCCCGTCGCGGTGCGCTCCGGCGGACCGGCGTGCCCCTTCGTGTCGGAAGCCGGCGGCCAGCGCGACCCGCTGGCTGGGGGTGTTCTCCGCGTGGGTGAGCAACTCCAGCCGGACGGTCCCGGCGGCGAACGCGTGCTCGCTGAGCGCGCGGGTCGCCCCGGCGGCGACCCCGCGTCCCCGCGCCGCCGGCCGCACCCAGTAGCCGATCTCGGCCTGACGCCGGTCGGGTACCGGGTTGCTCAGCCCCACCGTGCCAAGCAGCCGGTCGGTGGTCGGGTCCGCGACGGCGTACGCCGCGCCGCCGCCGGTCCAGACCGCCGGGGCGGCGGTGTCGATCCACCAGCAGGCGTCAACCTCGGTGTACGGGGATGGCAGACCCGAGATGAACCGCTGCGCGAGTGGGTCCGCGCAGCCGTCGACGATGTCGGCGACATCCTCGGGCCGGAACGGGCGTAACCGGACCCCGTGAGCCTCGACGATCTCGTCCGGGGTCATCCCAGGTCCTTCGCGAGCAGCGCGGCCACCCACGCGTCGACCCGTTCGCCCCGGTGCTGCACCCCGCCCCGGGCGGTCCCCTCGAACGTGAAGCCCGCCTTCTCCGCCACCCGGCGGGAGGCGGTGTTGCCCACGTTCGCCTTCCATTCGATCCGGGCCAGGCCCAGCGTGGCGCAGCCCCAGGTGCTGAGCGCGACAAGCGCGGCCGGCATGTACCCCCGGCCACGGGCTGCCGGGGCGGTCATGAAGCCGACGTCGGCCAGCAGGGCGTCGGCGGGGGAGAGCCGCAGGTCGATCGTGCCCGCGTACCTGTCGTCCGGGTCGGCGACCACGAAGCAGGCGGCCTCGCCCCGAGCCCAGGCGTCCTGGCTGTAGACCTGGAACCCCTGTGCGTCGGCCTGCTCGTACGGGTCCGGCACTGTCGTCCAGCGGATGGTCTCCGGGTCCCGGCAGGTCTGCACCACGGCGTCCAGATCCTGCTCCTCCATCGGCCGTACCCGCAGCTCACCGGCCCCGGCGGTGGCGAACAGGGTGGGCTGTGGGCGGCCGAAGACCGCGGCACGCCGGGCGGCGAGGGTGCCGGGACCGGCCGGCCCGGTCGCCCCGGGGGCGGGCACCTCGCCGGGCAGCAGCGAGCCGATCCAGCCGTCCGCGTCGGACCGCGTCGCCGGGTTGGCCAGCCGCAGCCGGCCGTCGATCCGGAAACCGGCCCGGAGGGCGACCAACCGGGAGGCGTGGTTGCCCACCTCGGCCTGCCAGATCAGCCGACGCAGCCCGAGGGTGTCGAAGGACCAGCGGGCAACCGCCCGGGTGGCCCGGACCATCACGCCCCGGCCGCGCGCCCAGGGGGCGGTCCAGTAACCGATCTCGCCGGTGCCGTCCCGTTCGATGGAGACCAACCCGCACGAGCCGAGCAGCTCACCTGTCGCGGGGTCGCAGACCGCGAACGGCGCCCCGGTGCCCTCCGCCCAGGCCGTCCCGCTCATCTCGGTGACGAAGCCGAGCGCGTGTTCGGGCCGGTATGGGCGCGGCACGGTGGTCCAGCGCTGAATGTCCGGATCCTGGCACGCCCGGTGCACGGCGTCGGCGTCGGTGCCACGCCAGGGCCGCAGCAGCACGCCGTCCTCGATGATCTCCACGGGCTCCACCCGTGCATCGTGCCGCACCGTTCGCCGACGGCGTAACCGGATAACGTTCAGGGGGTGCGCAGGACGCGAATTATGTCGGGTTCGGCGGGGTCGACCACCGCCACCAGTGACCATCGCGCCGATGGAGCGCCTACGATGGTTCGAGACTGTCTAGGGGAGCGTTGATCCGTGTCGATTCTGGAAAAGGTCCTTAACGCGGGCGAGGGCCGCATGGTGCGCCGGCTCAAGGCCATCGCCGCCGCCGTCACCTCGATCGAGGACGACTACGTCAACCTCACCGACGAGGAGCTGGCCGGCATGACCGAGCAGTTCCGAGAGCGGCTCGCCGACGGGGAAACCCTCGACGACCTGCTGCCGGAGGCGTTCGCGGTGGCCCGCGAGGCGGCCGCCCGGGTGCTCGGCCAGCGGCCGTACGACGTCCAGGTGATGGGCGGCGCGGCGCTGCACTTCGGCAACATCGCCGAGATGAAGACCGGTGAGGGCAAGACGCTGACCTCGGTCATGGCCGTCTACCTCAACGCGCTGTCCGGCAAGGGCGTGCACGTGATCACGGTCAACGACTACCTCGCCCAGCGTGACGCGGCGTGGATGGGTCGGGTGCACGAGTTCCTCGGGCTGACCGTCGGCGTGGTGCTGCCCAACCGGCCGGCCACCGAGCACAAGGCCGCCTACGAGTGCGACATCACCTACGGCACCAACAACGAGTTCGGCTTCGACTACCTGCGCGACAACATGGCCTGGTCGAAAGACGAGCTGGTGCAGCGCGGCCACAACTTCGCCGTGGTCGACGAGGTCGACTCCATCCTGATCGACGAGGCCCGCACCCCGCTGATCATCTCCGGCCCGGCCGAGCACTCGGCCCGCTGGTACGGCGAGTTCGCCGGCGTGGTGGCCCGGCTCCAGCCCGGCACCGACGGTGAGGGCGATTACGAGGTCGACCACTCCAAGCGCACCATCGCGGTGACCGAGCGGGGTGTCGCCAAGGTCGAGGACCGACTCGGCATCGACAACCTGTACGAGTCGGTCAACACGCCGCTGGTCGGCTACCTCAACAACGCCATCAAGGCCAAGGAGCTCTACAAGCGCGACAAGGACTACATCGTCAGCGACGGTGAGGTCCTGATCGTCGACGAGTTCACCGGTCGCATCCTGCACGGCCGCCGCTACAACGAGGGCATGCACCAGGCGATCGAGGCCAAGGAGGGGGTGGAGATCAAGCAGGAGAACCAGACTCTTGCCACCATCACCCTCCAGAACTACTTCCGCCTCTACGAGAAGCTGTCCGGCATGACCGGTACGGCGCAGACCGAGGCGAGCGAGTTCAACAAGGTCTACAAGGTCGGCGTCGTGACGATTCCGACCCACCGCCCGATGGTCCGCGAGGACCGGCCGGACGTCATCTACAAGACGGAGAAGGCCAAGTTCAACGCCGTCATCGAGGACATCGCCGAGCGGCACCAGATGGGCCAGCCGGTGCTGGTCGGCACCGTCTCGGTGGAAAACTCCGAGATCCTCTCCCAGTTGCTTCGCCGGCGTGGCATCCCGCACAACGTGCTGAACGCCAAGTTCCACGCGCGGGAGGCCGAAATCGTCGCCCAGGCGGGGCGTAAGGGCGCCGTCACGGTGGCCACCAACATGGCCGGCCGAGGCACCGACATCCTGCTCGGTGGCAACGCCGAGTTCCTCGCCGCGAACGACCTGCGCCAGCGCGGCCTCGACCCGCTGGAAAACGAGGAGGAGTACGCCAAGGCGATGGAGGAGGCCCTTCCCACGTGGAAGCAGGCCTGCGACGCCGAGGCCGACGAGGTCGCGGCCGCCGGTGGCCTCTACGTGCTGGGCACCGAGCGGCACGAGTCCCGGCGCATCGACAACCAGCTGCGCGGTCGCGCCGGCCGGCAGGGTGACCCGGGTGAGTCCCGGTTCTACCTGTCCCTGCAGGACGAGCTGATGCGGCGCTTCCGGGCCGGGGCGGTCGAAGCGGTGATGGAGCGCTTCAACATCCCGGAAGACGTGCCCATCGAGTCGAAGATGGTCACCCGGCAGATCAAGAGCGCCCAGGCCCAGATCGAGGGCCAGAACGCCGAGATCCGCAAGAACGTGCTCAAGTACGACGAGGTGCTCAACAAGCAGCGCCAGGTCGTCTACGCCGAGCGGCTCCGGGTGCTCAACGGCGAGGACCTCTCCGACCAGGTGCGCAACATGATCGACGACACCGTCGAGGCGTACGTGCGGGGCGCCACCTCCGAGGGTTACGGCGAGGACTGGGACCTCGATCAGCTCTGGTCCAACCTCAAGCAGCTCTACCCGGTCGGCGTGACGATCGAGGAGTTGGAGGAGGATGCCGGCGGCTCGCGGGCCGGCATGGACGCCGACTTCCTCGTCGCCCGCCTCAAGGACGACGCGAACGCCGCGTACGACCGGCGTGAGGAGCAGCTCGGCACCGAGGGGGTGCGCCAACTCGAGCGGATGGTGCTGCTCCAGGTCATCGACCGTAAGTGGCGCGAGCACCTCTACGAGATGGACTACCTCCAGGAGGGCATCAACCTTCGGGCGTACGCCCAGCGTGACCCGGTGGTGGAATACCAGCGCGAGGGCTTCGACATGTTCGCCACGATGATGGACGGCATCAAGGAGGAGACCGTCGGTTTCCTCTACAACGTCGACGTCCAGGTGACCGAACCGGAGCCGGAGGCGGGGTCGGACGAGGTCACGCTGCTCGACAAGCCGGTGGAGATCCGGGCCAAGGGCCTCAACCGCGCTCCGCAGCGGCAGGCCCTGCAATACTCCGCTCCCACCATCGACGGTGAAGCCAGCCCCGGCGAGGTCGCCGTCGAGCAGGCCGGGCAGCAGGCCCCGGCGCTCGGCGTGGGCCGACCGGCCCCGGGTGCCCCGGCGGCACCAGGCCAGACTGCGCCGTCCGCCCCGCAGCGGCCGGCCTCCGGGCTACGCGGCCCGGCGGTCCCGTCGGTGGCCTCCCGACGGCCGGCACCGAACCAGGCCGAGGCGAGCAACGGCCCGTCCCGCAACGCGCCGTGCCCGTGTGGCTCGGGCCGCAAGTACAAGCGCTGCCACGGAGCCCCCAACGGCGGCAACTGACCAACAGCAGCACTGACCAACGGGTCCCGGCCGATCAGGCCGGGGCCCGTCGGCGTCTCCAGCCCTCACACGTCGATCCAGCCGGGCTGGCCGAGGTCGCGCCGGCTGGATCGCGGGTGGCTGGGGTCGCGCGTGGCGGGGCCCGTGCGTGGCCGGGGGTTGCGCGTGGCGGGGACCGCGCGTGGCTTGAGGCCGAGCTTTTGCTTGGGCGTGCGTGGCTGGGCCCGTGCGTGGCGGGGCCCCGCCTGGCTGCGGGCCTTGCGTGGCTGGGACCGTGCGTGGCTTGGGGGCCGCGCCTGGCTGGGGGCCGTGTTGGCTGGGGGCTTTGCCGAGGTCGCGCGTAGCTGGGGCCGCGCGTGGATCCGGGCCGCGCGTGGCTCGGGCTTGGTCAGAGGACGTGCAGGGCGGTGCAGAGCCAGCGGCCCCGGCGATGCTCCAAGCGGAGCGCCATCGCCCAGCTCTGACCGCCCGCGCCGGTGAGGACGGCCGCCGCCTCCACCGCGGCCTCCCGGGGCTCGCAGACCCGCAGGCGGAGTAGCCGGACCATTGGTCGGCTGGCGCGGCGGCGAGGTACCGCGGCCCGCCCGGACGCGCGGGCCAGCTCGGTCAGAAGGTCACTTGCCCGGGCCGGGTCGAGCAGGGCCCGCACCTGTGCTGGCGAACGGTAGCCGTTCACCACCTCCAGGCAACTGCCGACGAACCGATGGGCGGCTCGGGTGGCTTCCGGGGCGGTCGCTGGCGGTATCGGCGTGACCGGGTGCGTGGTCGACCGGCTGGACACCGGGCGAAGAGCGGCCCGGCGCTCCGGCGGCCGGACCGGTTCCGGCCGGGTCGAGGCGAACAGATCGAGAGCGAGCTGACCGTGTGTCGGTGCCGGCCAGTACGCCTCGTCGGTCTCGTCGACGTATGGCGGGTCAATGGGCGGGACGGGGCGCAGTCGCACGGGTGGCCGGGAAGGACCGGGTCGCGCCTCGCTCATCGTTCCCCCTTGATCTTGCGTTTGCTTTCGTTTGCCTCCGACGAACTCGATTCTGGGCGACAAAGCGGCCCCGGTCAATGGCTCAACCCCGGAATGCCCCCCTTCCGCGGCTTGATCCACTCCATTTCGCCGATATGGCGGTATCCGGACCGGCTCGACACCGCAACTTCGGCGACATGGAGTGGATCAAGCCGAGGGGTGCGGTGGCATCGGGTGGATCACGCGGAGAGGTGCGCCGATGCGGGTGGATCACGCGAAGGGTGCGGCTGGGCATGGCACGCAGGCAGGCAAGCTGGGCTGGCCGGGCTCGGCGTCCGGTCTACTCTGGATCGCGATCGACCAGCGGATTGTGCTGGACCCAGTCCGCTGTTTCGTCGTACTTGCGCGCTATGTACTCTTCCAAGCGCGCACGCTCGACGCGCCACTGGCCGCGCCCACCGATCTTGATCGCCGGCAGTTCGCCGCTGCGCACCATGTGGTAGACCTGCGAATCCGACACGTTCAGCTCGGCGGCGACGTCGGAGAGCAGCAGGAACCTCGGCTCCACAGGAACTCCCGGGGTTGGGGTCGTTTGCTTCAGTTTGCCACCGACAGCCCCGACCGCCCAGCATCCGGGCGGGCCGGCGGCCTGCCGACCTCCCGAGACACACCGGTCGGGAACTTCCACCGGCCGGAGCCGGGGTGTATGACGGTCACGGCGTGCGGCATGATCTGCGCCCGTGCCGGCGGACGCCGGTGGAGGACGAGGCGGGGAGACGACCGGTGACCGACGAGCTTGTCCGGGTGTACGTGCCGGCGACCGTACCGATGCTGGCCCGACTGCGTGAGGAGGGGCTGGCCGCCGACGAGGCCCATGCGGTGACCCCGGCGCTGCGCGAGTGGTACGCCGAGGGCGACGAGGAGGAGTTGGAGTACGTCGCGTTCACCCGGGCCGCCCAGGACGCGCTGAACCTGCTCCGGGCCGACCCGACCGCTCCCCGCCGCCGCGTCGTCGTCTCGGCCGACCTGCCGGCGAGCGCGCTCGGGCGGGGTGACGGTGAGTTGGGTTCCAGCACGGTGACGTTGGCCGACGCCGTGCCGGTGGGTGCCGTCGCGGCCATCCACGTGGACGGCGCGGACGCGGTCGAGGAGGTCGCCGCGGCGGCCGAAGTGGTGGCCGAGGCTGCCGCCGGCGACCCCGATGCCCAGTTCACCGTTGATGGCGCCGAGGACCACGAGCTGGAGTGGTACGACGTGTCGGAGCTGGACCTGCTGCTACGCGCAGCCAGCTGAACCACAGGCCACACCACCACGCGTACGCCAGCGGGCAACAGCCCCGCCCGACGTCAGCGGGCCGGGTCCGCCTTGGCCGGGTCCGGGTCGAAGGCCTCGGCCGGGTCGAACGTCTCGGCCGGGTCGGGCTCGTCGTCCTCGGGGGCGACCCGGTCCGTGCCGGTGTCCGAGTCGTCGGCCGGTTCGTCGTCGCTGCGGGTCGCCGGGCCGAGCGTGCGGCCGAAGGCGATCAGCGCGGTCAGCGCCCCCACGAAGAGCACCCAGATGCCGTTGTCCACCCGTGAGCTGCCCAGCGAGGTCTGCGCCACGGCGTCCGCTTCGCTGAGTGCGCTGGCCAGATCGAGCAGCGACCGACCGCCGATCCGGATGATCACCTCGGCGAGCAGGAGAAGCAGCCCCGGCCCGGCACCGGCGAGCAGGTATGCCGGCCAGCGCAGCGCTGGGGTCTCGGGATCACGGCGAACGGCCCGACGCCGTGCCCAGGTCAGGTAGCCGTATGCGAGCAGCCCGGCGAGCAGCCCGGCGACGAGCGATTCGGTACGCGACACCCACTTGGCGGCGTTGATCACCGACTCTTGGCTGTCGCCGGCTCCGAAGAGGTTGAACAGCGGGTCCCGGGCGCGGCTGAACGCGACCACGAAGAGCAGTGTGCCCAGCGCGGCGGTCACCACCGCACCGACCGCCGGGGCGGTCCGCGCGCCGGCCACCGCGCCACCGATGATTGCCGCGGCGGCCGTGGTGCCGGCGATCACGTTGGTGGTCGAGGTGTCGAAGTAGGTGAGGTTGATGGCCAGTGCGGCCGCCAACCCGACCAGCATTCCGCCGCCGATGGCACCGGCGAAGCGCAGGGTGGCCCAGTCGCCGTACCGGCGGGCCAGCAGGTTGCCGCCGGCCAGCGCGACGGCCGCCCCACACACCAGAGCGGCCGAGATCACGCCGGGCAGGGCGAACGCGGAGAGACTGATCGCGGTGACCCCGGCCGCCGCCGAGTTGATGGCCTCCCGGGTGGACCAGAGCATGGCGGTCAGCCACCCGAGCGCCAGCAGCGCGAGCACCGCCGCGCCGGGAGCGGGCAGCGGCCGGCTGCTGGGGCTGGCCACGTCGGCCGCCGGCTCGTGCGACTCCGCGGCCGGGACGCGGCCGGGCTGCTTGGTCATCGTCTCCCCTTCGAGGCGGCAGGTCACCGACCATTCAGGGTACGCGGGCCCGCTGGGCTCCCCGCCGCCCCGGGACGGCCGAACGGGGTACGTCCCGGCGAGGCTCTCCGGCGGGGCGGCTGCCCGGAGCAGGGGCGGGCACCGGATCGAGCCCGGTCGGTAAGGGGAGGAGGGGTGGGCCGGTCCTTGGTTGAAGGCGGTGGCCGAGGTGGGGCGTGCAGCCCTTCATGGGACAATTACCGGAGGTCCCGCCGCTGCTCGGCCCTCCGGTGCGGTGTCCGGTGTCCGGCCGTCCGGTCGGTGCCCGCGGGTCCGGTTTCGCCACTGCTGTCGAGATCGCCAGGAGCCCTGATGGATGCCGTCTTCTCCGTTCCCGAGCCGCGCAACGAGCCGGTTCGCAACTACGAGCCGGGCAGCCCCGACCGGGACCGGCTCCAGCGGCGGCTGACCGAGCTCGCCGCCGAGCGCATCGACCTGCCGATGACCATCGGCGGTGAGCAGCGGATGGCCGCCGGTGACCCGATCAATGTGGTGCAGCCGCACCGGCACGCGCACGTGCTGGGGGTGACCGCGCACGCCACCCACGACGACGCCCGGGCCGCGATCAAGGCCGCCAAGGACGCCGCCCCGATGTGGCGGGCGCTGCCCTTCGAGGAGCGCGCCGCGATCTTCCTGCGCGCCGCCGAGCTGCTCGCCGGTCCCTGGCGCGACACCCTCAACGCCGCCACCATGCTCGGCCAGTCGAAGACCGCGATCCAGGCGGAGATCGACTCGGCGTGCGAGTTCATCGACTTCCTCCGGTTCAACGTGCACTTCGCCCGCCGCCTGCTCGAGGAGCAGCCGGCGTCCTCGCCGGGCGTCTGGAACCGTTTCGACCACCGCCCACTGGAGGGCTTCGTCTACGCGGTCACCCCGTTCAACTTCACCGCGATCGCCGGCAACCTGCCGTCGGCGCCGGCTCTGCTGGGCAACACGGTGATCTGGAAGCCGGGCCCGACCCAGCAGTTCGCCGCGCACTTCACCATGCGGCTGTTCGAGGCCGCCGGCCTGCCGCCCGGCGTGATCAACATGGTCACCGGCCGGGGCGAAGAGGTCTCCGACGTCGTGCTCGCGGACCCGGATCTGGCCGGCATCCACTTCACCGGTTCGACCAAGGTCTTCCAGCAGTTGTGGCGGACCGTCGGCGACAACATCGCCCGCTACCGGGGCTACCCGCGCCTGGTCGGCGAGACCGGCGGCAAGGACTTCGTGGTCGCGCACACCAGCGCCGACGTGGACGCCCTGCACACCGCCCTGATCCGTGGCGCTTTCGAGTACCAGGGCCAGAAGTGCTCGGCGGCTTCGCGGGCGTACGTGCCGCGCTCGATCTGGGAGGGTGGGCTGCGGGACCGGCTGGCCGCCACCACCGACTCGCTGACCTACGGCGACGTCACCGACTTCAGCAACTTCGGCGGCGCCGTGATCGACGACAAGGCGTTCGCCCGGCACACCGCCGCGCTGGAGCTGATCAACGGCGATGACACCTGCCGGGTGCTGGCCGGTGGCACCGCCGACGACTCGGTCGGCTACTTCGTCCGGCCGACGATCTTCGAGTGCTCCGACGCCGCCCACGAGACCTTCACCACCGAGTACTTCGGGCCGATCCTGGGCGTGCACGTGTTCGACGACGCCCGCTTCGACGACGTGGTGACGCAGGCCGAGTCGATCGCGCCGTACGCGCTCACCGGGTCGATCTTCGCCACCGACCGCCGGGTGATCGACGCCGTCGGCGAGCGGATGCGGTACGCGGCCGGCAACTTCTACATCAACGACAAGCCGACCGGCGCGGTGGTCGGGCAGCAGCCGTTCGGCGGTGCCCGGGCCAGCGGCACCAACGACAAGGCCGGTTCCTGGCTGAACCTGGTCCGCTGGGTGTCGCCGCGCACGATCAAGGAGACCTTCGTGCCGCCGACCGACCACACGTACCCCCACATGGGCTGAGCGGCGACGACCCGCCGGCGGCACGCGTGGCGCCGCCGGCGGTCGGCCGAATGGGTTAACCCATTGATAGTCCTCAACGGACAGTCTGCCGCCGACAGTGCACTTAGGAAGTCCT
The nucleotide sequence above comes from Micromonospora luteifusca. Encoded proteins:
- the hpf gene encoding ribosome hibernation-promoting factor, HPF/YfiA family; protein product: MDIVVKGRNVEVPDHYRVHVAEKLAKIERYDHKLIRVDVELFHERNPRQADHCQRVEITCVSRGPVMRAEACTNDFYSALDAAIAKLDTRLRRAADRRRVHRGRHAPISVAEATAGLPVADLVAAPLSASVDGARAGTAVAERVEEEYDDQQPWHIAREKVHPAEPMTVDDALFEMELVGHDFYLFQDKESGRPSVVYRRHAYDYGIISLAT
- a CDS encoding DUF6912 family protein — protein: MTDELVRVYVPATVPMLARLREEGLAADEAHAVTPALREWYAEGDEEELEYVAFTRAAQDALNLLRADPTAPRRRVVVSADLPASALGRGDGELGSSTVTLADAVPVGAVAAIHVDGADAVEEVAAAAEVVAEAAAGDPDAQFTVDGAEDHELEWYDVSELDLLLRAAS
- a CDS encoding helix-turn-helix domain-containing protein, with the translated sequence MEPRFLLLSDVAAELNVSDSQVYHMVRSGELPAIKIGGRGQWRVERARLEEYIARKYDETADWVQHNPLVDRDPE
- a CDS encoding GNAT family N-acetyltransferase, which codes for MEPVEIIEDGVLLRPWRGTDADAVHRACQDPDIQRWTTVPRPYRPEHALGFVTEMSGTAWAEGTGAPFAVCDPATGELLGSCGLVSIERDGTGEIGYWTAPWARGRGVMVRATRAVARWSFDTLGLRRLIWQAEVGNHASRLVALRAGFRIDGRLRLANPATRSDADGWIGSLLPGEVPAPGATGPAGPGTLAARRAAVFGRPQPTLFATAGAGELRVRPMEEQDLDAVVQTCRDPETIRWTTVPDPYEQADAQGFQVYSQDAWARGEAACFVVADPDDRYAGTIDLRLSPADALLADVGFMTAPAARGRGYMPAALVALSTWGCATLGLARIEWKANVGNTASRRVAEKAGFTFEGTARGGVQHRGERVDAWVAALLAKDLG
- a CDS encoding GNAT family N-acetyltransferase yields the protein MTPDEIVEAHGVRLRPFRPEDVADIVDGCADPLAQRFISGLPSPYTEVDACWWIDTAAPAVWTGGGAAYAVADPTTDRLLGTVGLSNPVPDRRQAEIGYWVRPAARGRGVAAGATRALSEHAFAAGTVRLELLTHAENTPSQRVALAAGFRHEGARRSAGAHRDGGRHDLLSWVRLAEDPPGPVARLLPDLPDGVLTDQVVALRRLAPDDADVMYRLHSRPEVVANQAPPVPPAREAIERRCRLAESAWLTGQIARLLIIDVATGEVAGSCGLSYTEVSSGEGSIGYALLPDWRGRGYATRAVRLLAGWAFGPAGMARLTAGTVPENTASHRVLERVGFQREALQRGRLPGLAGARLDDLTFALLPDELR
- the pruA gene encoding L-glutamate gamma-semialdehyde dehydrogenase, producing MDAVFSVPEPRNEPVRNYEPGSPDRDRLQRRLTELAAERIDLPMTIGGEQRMAAGDPINVVQPHRHAHVLGVTAHATHDDARAAIKAAKDAAPMWRALPFEERAAIFLRAAELLAGPWRDTLNAATMLGQSKTAIQAEIDSACEFIDFLRFNVHFARRLLEEQPASSPGVWNRFDHRPLEGFVYAVTPFNFTAIAGNLPSAPALLGNTVIWKPGPTQQFAAHFTMRLFEAAGLPPGVINMVTGRGEEVSDVVLADPDLAGIHFTGSTKVFQQLWRTVGDNIARYRGYPRLVGETGGKDFVVAHTSADVDALHTALIRGAFEYQGQKCSAASRAYVPRSIWEGGLRDRLAATTDSLTYGDVTDFSNFGGAVIDDKAFARHTAALELINGDDTCRVLAGGTADDSVGYFVRPTIFECSDAAHETFTTEYFGPILGVHVFDDARFDDVVTQAESIAPYALTGSIFATDRRVIDAVGERMRYAAGNFYINDKPTGAVVGQQPFGGARASGTNDKAGSWLNLVRWVSPRTIKETFVPPTDHTYPHMG
- a CDS encoding Rv3235 family protein, with amino-acid sequence MSEARPGPSRPPVRLRPVPPIDPPYVDETDEAYWPAPTHGQLALDLFASTRPEPVRPPERRAALRPVSSRSTTHPVTPIPPATAPEATRAAHRFVGSCLEVVNGYRSPAQVRALLDPARASDLLTELARASGRAAVPRRRASRPMVRLLRLRVCEPREAAVEAAAVLTGAGGQSWAMALRLEHRRGRWLCTALHVL
- the secA gene encoding preprotein translocase subunit SecA; the encoded protein is MSILEKVLNAGEGRMVRRLKAIAAAVTSIEDDYVNLTDEELAGMTEQFRERLADGETLDDLLPEAFAVAREAAARVLGQRPYDVQVMGGAALHFGNIAEMKTGEGKTLTSVMAVYLNALSGKGVHVITVNDYLAQRDAAWMGRVHEFLGLTVGVVLPNRPATEHKAAYECDITYGTNNEFGFDYLRDNMAWSKDELVQRGHNFAVVDEVDSILIDEARTPLIISGPAEHSARWYGEFAGVVARLQPGTDGEGDYEVDHSKRTIAVTERGVAKVEDRLGIDNLYESVNTPLVGYLNNAIKAKELYKRDKDYIVSDGEVLIVDEFTGRILHGRRYNEGMHQAIEAKEGVEIKQENQTLATITLQNYFRLYEKLSGMTGTAQTEASEFNKVYKVGVVTIPTHRPMVREDRPDVIYKTEKAKFNAVIEDIAERHQMGQPVLVGTVSVENSEILSQLLRRRGIPHNVLNAKFHAREAEIVAQAGRKGAVTVATNMAGRGTDILLGGNAEFLAANDLRQRGLDPLENEEEYAKAMEEALPTWKQACDAEADEVAAAGGLYVLGTERHESRRIDNQLRGRAGRQGDPGESRFYLSLQDELMRRFRAGAVEAVMERFNIPEDVPIESKMVTRQIKSAQAQIEGQNAEIRKNVLKYDEVLNKQRQVVYAERLRVLNGEDLSDQVRNMIDDTVEAYVRGATSEGYGEDWDLDQLWSNLKQLYPVGVTIEELEEDAGGSRAGMDADFLVARLKDDANAAYDRREEQLGTEGVRQLERMVLLQVIDRKWREHLYEMDYLQEGINLRAYAQRDPVVEYQREGFDMFATMMDGIKEETVGFLYNVDVQVTEPEPEAGSDEVTLLDKPVEIRAKGLNRAPQRQALQYSAPTIDGEASPGEVAVEQAGQQAPALGVGRPAPGAPAAPGQTAPSAPQRPASGLRGPAVPSVASRRPAPNQAEASNGPSRNAPCPCGSGRKYKRCHGAPNGGN